The following is a genomic window from Geoalkalibacter halelectricus.
GCGATGCCGGGCAGAAAAAATCGCACCGCTGGCCTCAAGTGGTTCTCAAGGCGGCCAAGCAGTGTCGCCGGGCGATAATCCCCGAACTCTTGGGGGTGCAATCCTTCGCCGCGGCCCTTTATGAAGCGCACCACGCCGACCTGCGCTTCTTTTTTTATGAGGGATCGGGTACTTGGTCACTGCGTGAGGCTCTGGCCGGAGGGCAGCCCCGCCGGTTGGCCCTGGTGGTCGGTCCCGAGGGCGGATTCAGCGCGCAGGAGTACGATGAGATGCGCGCCCTGGATCTGCTGCCCGTCTCCCTGGGCCCGCGCATTCTGCGCACCGAAACCGCCGCCATGGTGGGTGCCGCGGTGGTGCAGCATGTGCTCGGGGATTTGTATTAGGATTGACGCGGGAATTTTAAACCTGATTCTGAAAATCTTCGTTCGATTCATTTTTCCAGGGAAGTGTACAACTGTTTATGGATCCCAGCTTGCAAAATGTCTCAGTCGTCCTGGTCGAACCCCAGGGAGATCGCAATATCGGTTCGGTGTGCCGCGCCATGATGAATTTCGGCTTTACCGATTTGCGCCTGGTGCGGCCACAAACTGATCATCTCACTCACGAGGCCCGCCAGATGGCGGTCAAGGCCGCCGGGGTGCTGGAGCAGGCGCGCATTCACGACAGTCTCGAGGAGGCTCTCGCCGATTGTCGCCTTGCCTTGGGCACCACGCGGCGCTTCGGCAAGTATCGCGAGGATTTTCTTCACCCCGACGAGGCCGCTGAGCTTTTTTTGCCCCTGACCCCCGAGGGGCGGGTGGCCCTGGTGTTCGGGCGCGAGGATCGCGGCCTGCTCACCGCGGAACTCGATCTCTGCCAGCGGTTCATCACCATTCCGACCAACGACGAACTGCCGTCCATGAACCTGGCCCAGGCCGTAGCCCTGTGCCTCTATGATACGGCCCGGGTGCTGCGTAGCCGGCAGGCGCATGGGCGCGTGGCGGGGCGAAAAAAACTTGCCTCCAGCCAGGCCGTCGAAAGCATGTTCGGCCACATGCGCCAAACCCTGTTGGATATCGATTTTCTTAATCCCGACAACCCCGATCACATCCTGCGCAGTTTTCGGCGCATTTTCGGCCGCGCCGGCCTCAATGACCGCGAGGTGCGGATTTTGCGCGGGCTGTGGAATCGCATCGACTGGATCGAAGGCCAGCGGCGCAGTCTCTCCGATCCGCACCCTAAGACGGAAAAAACCTCATGACCCCGGATGCTTGTTTTTTTCATAGTACCCTGGCAAACGGCTTGACGATCGAGGTGCGCGACCTCAGTCGGCGCTATTTCGGCGACTATCACAAGGTGGTGCTGGAAGTCACTTGCCGCCTGCCTCTGCGATCCGCCTTGTTTGCCGGCGATGGCGATCCCGAGCAGGCGCTGCGCGCCGCCCGCGCGGCTTTGGGCGACGAGGCGCGCACCCAGATGCGCCTGGAGCGCATGGGCGTGCCCGGGGCGAGTCTGGAAGCCGTGCGCTCGGCTTTGTGGGATTCCTTCACCCGAACCACCCTGAGGTATATGCAGCGCGATGACTATCCCTTGCGCCTGGTGCGCAGCCTGGTGGCGAAGCGACGGCAGACGCGCCCGCCCCTAAGACCCGTGCCCTGATGGAGGCCTGCATCCGGATCGAGTCCCTGGCCTTCGGCGGCAGTGGGGTAGGGCGCCTGGGGGGCAAGGTGGTCTTTGTCGCGGGCGCGGTTCCCGGCGATGAGGTGCGCATCCGCCCGGTGCGGGAAAAAAAGCACTTCATGGAGGCCGAGATCCTGGAGGTGCTGGTTCCTTCTCCCGATCGCCGGGTGCCTCCCTGTCCGGTTTTCGGCCAATGCGGCGGTTGTCAGTGGCAATCATTGCCCTATGCGCGCCAGGTCTTCTGGAAGGAGCGCATTTTCGCGGATTTTCTCCTGCGCCAGGTCGGTGTCGAGAGCCAGGTCATGGGCAGCCTGCTCGCGGCGCCGAATGAATGGGCCTACCGCAGCCGGGTCCAATTCAAGTGCTACCAGAGCCCTGCTGGGTTTGTCATGGGCTTCTACCGGCGTGGCAGCCATTTTGTCATCGATGTCGATCACTGCCCGATTGCCGCTGCGGCCATCAACCAGGCCCTGGGCCTGTTTCGCGACTGGCTGTCGCAATCTCCCTGCCCCGAAGCGATCCCCCAAGTCGATTTGGCCGTTGACGACGAAGGGCAGGTTGCGGCCATCGTTCACTGCCTCGCCGCCGATCCGCGGCCGCTGGCTGCCTATCTCGCCCCCCGGGTGGGCGAACAGGGTCTGGCCTTGTATGTGCAAACAGGGCGCAAGCACACCCTGACCCAGGTTCAGGGGCCGGGTCGGCTGTGCATTCACCCACTGGATGCGAGTCCCTTGCGTCTGGGCTATCCCGTGGGCGGCTTTGCGCAGGTGAACCTCGCCCAAAACCGCCGACTGGTTGCCGAGCTGCTGCAGGCCGTGGGTTCCCCAACCGGCCTGCGGGTACTCGATCTGTTCTGCGGCATGGGCAATTTCTCCCTGCCCTTGGCCGCGGCGGGGGCCGCCGTGGTCGGCGTCGAGGATTTTGCCCCGGCCATTGTCCAGGCCGAGGACAATAGCCTCGCCAACGGCCTGACGGCGCGTTTTTTGTGCCGTCCGGCACGGCAGGCTCTGACCCAGGATCTCCTTCGGGAGCGGTTCGATCTGGTCGTCCTCGACCCGCCCCGCTCCGGAGCCCGCGAAGTCATACCCGAGCTGCTGCGCATGCGTCCGGAGCGCATCGTTTACATTTCATGTGATCCCGCCACCCTCGCCCGCGATCTCAAACCCTTGGTACACAATGGCTACCAGGTGCGCGGCGCGCGCGGCATCGATCTTTTTCCGCAAACCTATCACCTGGAAAGCCTGACCTGTTTGCACGCCTGCTGAAGGTGGCCGAAGGCCTTGCGCGAACGCGCGGCGCGGCGGCGAAACACATTAATTTTTCGCTTGCATTTGCCTGGCCATCATGTTAGTAAACCTATTCAGTTTAATTCGTTCACTACAAAGTGGGCTTTCAGCTCACTTTTTTTTGTTTGATCGGAGATGATTGCGTGAACGACGCTTCCGTTGTCGACCAGGTCAAAGAACTCGCGCTTCCCGTTCTGCGGGATCTGGGGTTCGAACTGGTTGATCTGGAATTTAAACGCGAAGGCCAGGGCTGGGTGCTGCGCTTTTTCATCGACAAGCCGCAAGGGCTGACCCTCGATGACTGTGCCGCCTTCAGCCGCGAGATCAGCCTGGTGTTGGATGTCGAGGATTTCATTCACCGCGCCTATCATCTCGAGGTCAGCTCGCCGGGGCTTGATCGGCCGTTAAAGAGCCCCGAGGATTTTGACCGCTTTCGCGGAGAACGCATCAAGGTCAAAACCTTCGAGAAGCTCGATCCCGATGAGCGCAATCATCCGCGCAAAACCTTCACCGGCGAACTGCTTGGACTCGAAGAGGGCCGCATCAGGATCAAGCAGCTCGACAAGAAGGGCGGGGTCGTCGCGATCCCGCTTGAAGCGGTTGCCAAAGCCAATCTGGATCCGGAATTCGAATTTTGACCTCGTGGATCTTCCACACTAAAGAACGACAGCCAGTGGGCGGCACCGCCGCCCATCTCAAAACGCAAGACAGGGGGATGAGTTGACCAATCTCAACCACATCATCGATCAGGTCGTCAAGGACAAGGGGATCGACCGAGCCATTTTGGTGGAAGCCCTGGAGTCGGCCGTATTGTCCGCCGCCAACAAAAAGTACCGCAATACGCGCGATCTTGAGGCCCATTACAACGATGAGATCGGCGAGGTCGAATTGTTCGAGTTCGTGACCGTCGTCGAAGAAGTTCAGGATTCCTACAAGGAGATCGACCTGGAAGAGGCACGTGAGGTCGACCCCGACGTCGAAGTCGGCGACTCCCTCGGCATGAAACTCGATTCGGGAACCTTCAGCCGCATCGCCGCCCAGACCGCCAAGCAGGTCATTATTCAAAAGGTCCGCGAAGCCGAGCGCGAGTGGGTCTATAATGAATTCAAGGATCGCGTCGGTGAACTGGTCAATGGCATCGTGCGGCGCTACGAGCGCGGCGATCTGATTGTCGATTTGGGCCGTGCCGAGGCGCTGCTGCCCCATCGCGAGCAGGTGCCCCGCGAGAGCTATCGCCAGGGCGACCGGGTGCGCGCCTATATTGCCGACGTCAAGCTCTCGCCCAAGGGTCCGCAGGTCATCCTGTCGCGCACCCATCCGGGGCTGGTGGTTGAACTGTTCAAGGTCGAAGTCCCCGAGATCAGCGAGGGCCTGGTGGAGATCAAGGCGTGTTCCCGTGAGCCGGGCAGCCGGGCCAAGATCGCCGTGGTATCCCATGATCCCGATATCGATCCGGTCGGCGCCTGCGTCGGAATGCGCGGCTCGCGCGTGCAAAATGTCGTTTCGGAACTGCGCGGGGAAAAAATCGACATCATTCCCTGGAGCATGGATATCGGGCGTTTTGCCTGTTCCGCCATCGCACCCGCCGAGGTGACCCGGGTCTATGTCGACAGCGATGAGAAGGCTCTTGAAATCATCGTGCCCGACGATCAGCTCTCCCTGGCCATCGGCAAGAAGGGTCAGAACGTGCGTCTGGCTGCGCGCTTGACGGGCTGGAAAATCGACATCAAGAGCGAATCCCGGGCCGAGGAAGCCGCCGCCCAGGAAGCCGCCGAGGCGGAAGCGGATAATGAGGATCTCGAACTGGCCGGGGAAGAACAATCCGCCCTTGCCGAGCAGGACTTAGCGGCGGAAGAAGCTCAGGCGGAAAGCCCTGAAGCCGATGCCGATCTTGAGGCGCAGAGCAGAGACAAGGAGTGATGTCCGGGCACCATGGAGCACAGCGCAGTTGCCTGGGGTGTCGCAAGGTTCTGGACAAAAGTTCCCTGGTTCGCTATGTTCTTGCAGCCGACGGGCGCGTGCTGGTGGATTTTCGGCAGAAATTGCCGGGTCGCGGCGCCTACACCTGTCTGAGCCGCGGCTGCCAGCGTGAAGCTGTGCGGCGCAACCAATTCCAACGCGCTTTTCGCGGCCGCAATCAGGCCGTCGCGGAAGGCGAACTCGCCGCGGAACTGACGCGGCAGCTCGCCGATAAGGTTGATGGTCTGCTCGGAATGGTGCGCAAGGCCGGCCTGGCGGTCGGTGGAAGTAATCTGGTACTGTCGAGCTTGGATAAAAAAGACGAGCTTGCGCTGGTCATAGTCGCCCAGGATATTTCCGAGGGTGTTCTGGAAAAGGTTCGACGCAAAGCGGACGCTGCCGCGGTACCTCTGTTCACCTGGGGGCATAAGGAAATCCTCGGGCGCTGCATGGGGAAAGAGGAGCGCAGCGTCATCGGAGTTAAAAAAGCAAGTCTGGCAACGGCCCTGCAGGAGGGGCTTGCACGATACGAGCGATTCGTAGGGGAGATTTAATGGGAAAGACACGGGTATTTGAGCTGGCCAAGCAAATGGGTCTAGAGAGCAAGGAACTTCTGGAGAAGCTCGAAGCGGCGGGGATTTCCGTAGCCAATCACATGAGCGTTCTGGAAGAGGGCGACCTGAAGAAATTCGAGGCGGCCAATGCTCCTGTGGTCGCCCAGATTGAGGAAGAGCGGGTTAAGCCCGGCATCATTCGCCGTCGCCGCCGTGAAGTTCCCGTCGAGTCCGTGGAAGAGACGGAAGCCGTTGCTGAAAGCGGCGCGGTCGCTCAGCCCAAGAGCGAGACTCCCGCGGCCCCCGCCGAGCCCCAGGAAACCCCTGCATCGCAGCCCTCCGAGAAGGCGCCCGAGGAGACCCCCTCCGCTGCCAAGATTGCCGCGCCGGAAGCAGCGCCGCCGGCCGAGCCCGAGCCGGTCCCTGTTACGCCCCCCGCCGAGGAAAAGGAAGCTCCCGCGGAAAAGATTGTCGCAGAGGACAAGGAAGTTTCCGCGCCGCCGGTTGCCGCCAAGCCGGCCGCGCGTCCCGAGCGTCGCGAGGAGAAGCCCACCCCGGGCCGGGCCAAGGTTCTTGGACGCGTGGATCTTTCACGGCTTTCCTCCGGCCCTCCGGCACGCAGTGAAGAACCGCAGCGCCGTGAGCGTCCCGCCGCGCGTCGCGAGGCCCCTCCTGGTCGTCCCGCAGGAGCCGGCCGTCCGGCCCCCACGGGTCGTCCGGCACCCAATGGTCGACCGGCGCCGGAAGGTCGTCCCGCACCGGCCGGACGCCCGGCTACCGCGGGCAGGGGACGGCCGTCCTTTACCCCCGCTCCGGCTCCCGATGAGGTATTTACGCCCAAGGAAGTTCGCGGCGGCAAGAAAAACAAAAAGGGCCGCGGCGGCTACGACGCCCCCGGGGGCGAAGTTGCCGACGGGCGCCCGGGCCGTAAGGGACGCAATCTCGAGGTGTTCGAGCCCGATCGCAGCGGACGTATGCGCCGGCCCAAGAAAGGTGCCAAGCAGGCCAAGAAAACCGAGGTCACCATTTCCAAGGCGATCAAGCGCGTCATCCGCATCACCGACTCCATTACCGTCGGTGAATTGGCCAAGCGCATGGGAATCAAGGCCAACGAGTTGATTCGTGAGCTGATGCAGCAAGGCAGCATGGTCACCATCAACCATCCATTGGACTTCGACACCGCGGCTCTGTTGGCCTCCGAATACAATTACGAGGTCGAGAACGTTGCGTTCGACGAGGCAACGATTCTTGAGGAGGTTCCCGTTATCAAGGAGGGTGAGGAAGCGCCGGAGGATCTCCGCCCGCGTCCCCCCGTGGTAACGGTCATGGGCCATGTCGACCACGGCAAAACCAGCCTGCTCGATGCCATTCGCGCCGCCAACGTGACGGCCGGCGAGGCCGGCGGCATCACCCAACACATCGGTGCCTACTATGTCGAGCTTGAGGGGCGCAAGATCACCTTTCTCGACACCCCCGGCCATGAGGCTTTCACCGCCATGCGTGCCCGTGGTGCCAAGGCCACCGATATCGTCATTCTGGTAGTGGCCGCCGATGACGGCGTCATGCCCCAGACCAGGGAGGCGATCAACCACGCCAAGGCAGCAGATGTACCCATCGTGGTCGCCATCAACAAGATCGACAAGCCCGATTCCAACCCCGAGCGGGTCAAGCAGGAACTGACCGAGTTCGGGCTGGTGCCCGAGGACTGGGGGGGCGAGACCATCTTTGCCGAGGTTTCCGCCAAGCAGCACATAAATATCGACCAGCTTCTTGAAATGGTCCTGTTGCAGGCCGAAGTTCTCGAACTCAAGGCCAACCCAGGCAAGCGCGGTCGCGGCATTATCGTCGAGGCCCGTCTCGACAAAGGGCGCGGGCCGGTGGCGACCGTTCTGGTTCAGGAGGGCACTCTGCACATCGGCGATCCCATCGTCAGTGGGGTCCACTTCGGGCGTGTCCGCAGCATGGTGGATGATCGCGGCAACCGGGTCGATGAAGCCGGTCCTTCCATGCCCGTCGAGGTCACCGGATTGAGTGGGGTGCCCGATGCGGGTGATCTGCTCTATGCCGTCGAGGATGAGAAAAAAGCCAAGGACGTGGCGCAGCATCGGCAGCAAAAACTGCGTGAAGCCGAACTCGCCAAGACCAGCAAGATCTCCCTGGATCAACTGTTCGCCAAGATTCAGGAAGGCGACGTCAAGGAACTCAAGGTCGTTATCAAGGGCGATGTTCAGGGCTCGGTCGAGGCCGTCAAGGATGCCCTGGTCAAACTCTCCACGGATGCCTGTCGGTTGGTGGTCATTCACACCGGTGTCGGTGGGATCATCGAGAGCGATATCAACCTGGCATCCGCCTCGGATGCGGTGGTACTCGGCTTCAACGTCCGCCCCGAACCCAAGGCGGCGCAACTGGCCGAAAGCGAAGGGGTGGACATTCGCCTCTACAACATCATCTACGACGCGGTTGCCGACATCAAAAACGCCATGGAGGGTCTGCTGGCTCCGACTCTCAAGGAGAAGGATCTGGGCCGTGCCGAGGTGCGCGAAACCTTCTCCGTGCCCAAGGTCGGTATCATCGCCGGTTGCTATGTGCTCGACGGCAAGATCCTGCGCAATGCCAAGGCTCGTCTGGTGCGTGACAGTGTCGTGGTCTGGGAGGGCAAGCTCTCCTCGCTGCGGCGCTTCAAGGACGATGTTCGCGAGGTCGCCGCCGGCTACGAGTGCGGGATCAGTCTTGAGAACTTCAACGATCTCAAGGTCGGCGACATTATCGAAGCCTACGAGATGGAAGCCTTTAAAACCCTGCTCTAGGCGGACGCTGCATGGTGGTGGGCATCGCCAGATTTGATCTGATTCTGCATGCGCCGCAGAATCTCAAGGAAAAGCGCGGCATCGTGCGCAAGATTCTTGGTCGCTGCCGGGAGCGCTTTCCCATTTCCGCCGCGGAAGTCGGGCATCATGATCTCTGGCAGCGCTCCCAAATCGGAGTGGCGGTGGTGGCCCGCGATGCCGATGCCGTCGAATCGGTTTTGAGTCGCATGGAAGAAGAAATCGAGCGGATCGGCCTGGCCGAGGTTTGCGACCGGGAAAGCGAAATCGTTCATTTCTAGCCTGGATTATTCATGAGGCTTAGTCGCGAAACCGACCAGTGCTCGTCAGATCGAGCCAAGCGCAGGGAGTTGCCCTACAGACGTACTTGCAGTACGTCGAAGCGCAAGGAGCGAGCACGGCTTGAGATGGCGCGCAATGGACGGTTGCAGCAGAAGTCTTCATGAATAATTCAGGCTAGGAGTTAACGCGTTTTGGAATTTCAACGTTCACACCGGGTCGGGGACCAGATTCACAAGGAAATTTCGGCTCTTCTGGTGAAGGGGCTGAAGGACCCCCGCATCGGCTTCGTCACTATCACCAGCGTCGAGGTGACGCCGGATCTCCATCTGGCGCGGGTTTTCTTCACGGTCATGGGAGATGAGAAAGCGCGCCGCGAGTCGGAAGCCGGCCTCAAGAACTCCACCCCCTACATCCGTCGCGAACTCGGCAAGCGCCTACGCATGCGCTATACCCCCGATTTGCTCTTCAGTTACGACACCTCCGTCGATTACGGCAGCCGCATCGACAAACTGTTGCAGGACATAAACGATGAACAACGGCACGATCAGGGCGATTCTGGAAAGGATTGAGTCGGCGCGACGCATCCTTGTCGCATCGCATTCCAGTCCCGACGGAGACGCCATCGCCTCGACCCTGGCTCTGGCTAACGCCTTGAGGGAAATGGGGCGCGAGGTGGTGGCCTTCAATGCCGATCCGGTACCTCAGACCTTGCAGTTTCTCCCCGGTGCGGCGAGCCTGGTGCATGATCTGCGCGATGTCGCGCCCTTCGATCTCGGCTTTCTCCTCGATGCTGGCGAACTGCGGCGGGCCGAAGCCCCCCTGAAGGAACTTTGCGCCACATTGATCAACATCGATCATCATCCCTACTCAGAGCCGTTCGGCGAAATCAATTATGTGGATGAGAAGGCCAGCGCCACCGGCGCCCTGATCTACCGGGTGCTCAAGGAAGGCGGTCATCCCATCTCGCCCGACGTCGCCTTGTGCGTCTATACCGCCATTCTTTCCGACACCGGCTCCTTTCGCTACTCCAATGCCGATTCCGAGGCCTTTCGCATTGCCGCGGACATGGTTGAGCAGGGTGGAATCAATCCCTGGGACGTGGCCGGCGGGCTTTACGAGAGTCAGGATGAAAAGCGCCTGCGTCTGCTTGCCCTGGCCCTTGCGACGCTGCAGGTTTCGGCCTGCGGAAAGTTCGCCAGCCTGACCCTGACCGATGAAATGATGCGCCGCACTGGAGCCAGTCACGAACACACCGACGGTTTCGTTAACTATCCTCGCTCCATTCGCGGCGTCGAGGTGGCGATTTTGTTTCGCCAGATCGGTCCCGATGCCTACAAGGTCGGATTTCGCAGCAAGGGCCGCGTCGATGTCGGTGCCCTGGCCCGCCAATTGGGTGGCGGCGGCCACCATAACGCCGCCGGAGCCGAGGTTCAGGGCGCCCTGGAAGAGGTGCGCGCCTCGGTTTTTTCTCGCCTCCAGATCGGGTCCGCGACCGATTAAGGCATGGATGGACTGCTGTTGATCGATAAGCCGCGGGGGATCACCTCCCACGACGTGGTGGCGCGGGTTCGCCGCATTCTGCGCACCCGCCGTGTCGGCCACACTGGAACTCTTGATCCCATGGCGACCGGGGTGCTTCCCGTCGCCGTCGGGCGCGCAACCCGCCTGGTCGAATTTCTCATGGCCGACAGCAAGACCTACCGGGCCACCCTCAAACTTGGTGAAATTACCGACACCCAGGATGCCGACGGGCAGATCGTCGAGCGACGCCAGGTCAGCGACATCACCCAAGAGCGGGTCGTTGCCGCCTGTCGCGCGTTCCTCGGTGACATTGCCCAGACGCCTCCCATGTATTCGGCCCTGAAAAAAGACGGGGTACCCCTGTACCGCCTGGCACGCCAGGGCATCGAGGTTGAGCGTGCCGCCCGCCGGGTGCGCATCGAGCGCATCGATCTGCTCTCCTGGGAACTTCCTTTTCTGGAGATCGAGGTGGACTGCTCCAAGGGCACCTATATCCGCACCCTGGCGCACGACCTCGGGGCTTTTCTTGGCCCCGGCGCGCATCTGGTGCAATTGTGCCGTACCCGTTCGGGCGCCTTTTCCCTGGAGGAATGTCTGGATCTGGAAAACTTGTCCGCGGACGCCTGTCCGGGGGCTACCCCGGGATTTTTGGAGTTGAGCGAAATCCTCAGAGGGGTTAGCCGCTTGGCGGTCGACGAGGCGGGCGCCGCGCGCCTGGCTCAGGGAATTCCACCGACGGCGCTACAGGTCGAGGCGACACCCGGCGAGGATGGTGACCTGGTCGTCCTGATGCGCGGGCGGCGCTTGTTGGCCGTGGCCCGTTACGCACCCGCACGTTTACTGGAAAAACGCGGAGATTTTGAATTGTTAAGGGTTTTTCCCGAGGCCGCGGCCGCGTGATTAGCGCTTTACAGGTCTGGGGCAGTTGTGGTAGAAAACCTTCACGCTTTTTACGCAATCACCTGAGTCATCAGGATTTTACTTCACATTGAAAGGAGGTGGCACAGTGCTGGCCACGGAACGCAAACAGGAAATCATCGAACAGTTCAAGACCCATGAGAAGGACACCGGCTCACCCGAAGTCCAGATCGCCCTGCTTTCGCAGCGCATTACCTATCTGACCGAACACTTCAAGACCCACAAGAAGGATCACCATTCCCGTCGGGGGCTGTTGAAGATCGTTGGGCAGAGACGGCGCCTGCTCGATTACTTGAAGAGCAAGGACGTCGAACGGTACCGCAAGATTATCTCGGAACTCGGTATCCGCCGTTAATCATAGGCAGCATGCCTTCTTTCCCCAAGGAGGATGCTGCCTTTGCTTTTCGGTTTTTGTGTGACTGAGGAGGCTGACCGGAGAGAGCATCCGCATGGGCGGGTTCTGTCTCGGGCCATCCTCCTTTGGTCATTTCCGCGGGTTCGCGGAACAACCAGGGACGCGCCAGGCGCGTCCGCAATGTAAGGAGAACAGAATGGCTTATCACAAGATTGAAGTTGATTTCAACGGACAACCCCTCACCATCGAAACCGGCAAGATGGCGCGTCAGGCCGACGGCGCCGTGGTTGTCACCTACGGCGAGACCAAGGTGCTGTGCACCGCGGTTTCCTCCAGGAAAATGCGCGAAGGGCAGGATTTCTTTCCCCTGACCGTCAACTACCAGGAAAAATTCTACGCCGCCGGCAAGATTCCCGGCTCCTTCTTCCGTCGTGAGCGCGGGGCTTCCGAGCGCGAAACCCTCATTTGCCGCTTGATCGACCGCCCCATGCGCCCCCTGTTCCCCAAGGGCTATCTCTTCGAAACCCAGATCATGCCGACGGTCATTTCGGCCGACCTGGTCAACGACCCCGATACTCTGGCCATCGTCGCCGCTTCGGCCGCCGTCGAGGTGTCCGACATTCCTTTCAACGGTCCCATCGCCGGAGTGCGTGTCGGCCGCGTGGAAGGGCGCTTCGTGGCTAATCCCACCTTGCAGCAGATGGCTGACAGCGACCTGGACATCACCGTCGCCGGTTCGCGCGACGCGGTGATCATGGTGGAAGGCGAAGCGCAGTTTCTCTCCGAGGACGAGATGCTCGAGGCCATTTTCTTCGGCCATCAAGCCATGCAGCCCCTGATCGACGCGCAGATCCAACTGCGGGATATGGTGGGTGTCGCCAAGCGCGAGTTCGCCTCCCCGGTGGTGGATGCCGAGCTTGAGGCGCGGGTCAACCAGTTGGCCGCCGACAAAATTCTCGCGGCGATGAAAATCCGTACCAAGCAGGAGCGCTACGCCGCCCTGGCGGATGCCCGCGCAGCCGTCGCGGAAACTCTCGACGCCGAATTCCCCGAGCGTGGCGCTGAGATCGCCTCGCTGGTCGGCAAGGTGGAAAAGCGCGTCGTGCGGCGCATGATTCTCGACGAAAAGGTACGCATCGACGGCCGCGACATGGTGACCGTGCGCCCCATCGCCTGCGAGGTCGGCCTGCTGCCGCGCGCCCACGGCAGTGGTCTGTTTACCCGCGGCGAGACCCAGGCGCTGGTGGCCGTGGCCTTGGGCACCGCCGTGGACGAACAGCGCATGGACAACGTGCAGGGAATGGAATTCAAGAAATTTCTCCTGCACTATAATTTCCCGCCGTTTTGCGTCGGCGAAACCAGCATGCGCCTGTTTCCCGGCCGCCGCGAAATCGGCCACGGTTATCTGGCCGAGCGGTCCGTCGCCAAAGTGCTTCCCAAGCATGAGGATTTCCCCTACACCATCCGGATAGTCTCCGACATCCTCGAGTCCAACGGCTCATCGTCCATGGCTTCGGTGTGCGGCTCGTCCCTGGCGCTGATGGATGCCGGGGTACCCATCAAGGAACCGGTCGCCGGCATCGCCAT
Proteins encoded in this region:
- a CDS encoding RsmE family RNA methyltransferase, with the protein product MHPACVNGGGPLSRIELAVRARLQHPVLLEGPTRHALESWQARCGEALTVIDGEGRGFRARVVECAADKAVLLPFEELTRIPESPVRIEVYQALPQRERFELILQKLTEIGVARIVPFESSRSITRQERDAGQKKSHRWPQVVLKAAKQCRRAIIPELLGVQSFAAALYEAHHADLRFFFYEGSGTWSLREALAGGQPRRLALVVGPEGGFSAQEYDEMRALDLLPVSLGPRILRTETAAMVGAAVVQHVLGDLY
- a CDS encoding RNA methyltransferase, yielding MQNVSVVLVEPQGDRNIGSVCRAMMNFGFTDLRLVRPQTDHLTHEARQMAVKAAGVLEQARIHDSLEEALADCRLALGTTRRFGKYREDFLHPDEAAELFLPLTPEGRVALVFGREDRGLLTAELDLCQRFITIPTNDELPSMNLAQAVALCLYDTARVLRSRQAHGRVAGRKKLASSQAVESMFGHMRQTLLDIDFLNPDNPDHILRSFRRIFGRAGLNDREVRILRGLWNRIDWIEGQRRSLSDPHPKTEKTS
- a CDS encoding class I SAM-dependent RNA methyltransferase; the encoded protein is MEACIRIESLAFGGSGVGRLGGKVVFVAGAVPGDEVRIRPVREKKHFMEAEILEVLVPSPDRRVPPCPVFGQCGGCQWQSLPYARQVFWKERIFADFLLRQVGVESQVMGSLLAAPNEWAYRSRVQFKCYQSPAGFVMGFYRRGSHFVIDVDHCPIAAAAINQALGLFRDWLSQSPCPEAIPQVDLAVDDEGQVAAIVHCLAADPRPLAAYLAPRVGEQGLALYVQTGRKHTLTQVQGPGRLCIHPLDASPLRLGYPVGGFAQVNLAQNRRLVAELLQAVGSPTGLRVLDLFCGMGNFSLPLAAAGAAVVGVEDFAPAIVQAEDNSLANGLTARFLCRPARQALTQDLLRERFDLVVLDPPRSGAREVIPELLRMRPERIVYISCDPATLARDLKPLVHNGYQVRGARGIDLFPQTYHLESLTCLHAC
- a CDS encoding ribosome maturation factor RimP, yielding MNDASVVDQVKELALPVLRDLGFELVDLEFKREGQGWVLRFFIDKPQGLTLDDCAAFSREISLVLDVEDFIHRAYHLEVSSPGLDRPLKSPEDFDRFRGERIKVKTFEKLDPDERNHPRKTFTGELLGLEEGRIRIKQLDKKGGVVAIPLEAVAKANLDPEFEF
- the nusA gene encoding transcription termination factor NusA; the encoded protein is MTNLNHIIDQVVKDKGIDRAILVEALESAVLSAANKKYRNTRDLEAHYNDEIGEVELFEFVTVVEEVQDSYKEIDLEEAREVDPDVEVGDSLGMKLDSGTFSRIAAQTAKQVIIQKVREAEREWVYNEFKDRVGELVNGIVRRYERGDLIVDLGRAEALLPHREQVPRESYRQGDRVRAYIADVKLSPKGPQVILSRTHPGLVVELFKVEVPEISEGLVEIKACSREPGSRAKIAVVSHDPDIDPVGACVGMRGSRVQNVVSELRGEKIDIIPWSMDIGRFACSAIAPAEVTRVYVDSDEKALEIIVPDDQLSLAIGKKGQNVRLAARLTGWKIDIKSESRAEEAAAQEAAEAEADNEDLELAGEEQSALAEQDLAAEEAQAESPEADADLEAQSRDKE
- a CDS encoding DUF448 domain-containing protein, with the translated sequence MSGHHGAQRSCLGCRKVLDKSSLVRYVLAADGRVLVDFRQKLPGRGAYTCLSRGCQREAVRRNQFQRAFRGRNQAVAEGELAAELTRQLADKVDGLLGMVRKAGLAVGGSNLVLSSLDKKDELALVIVAQDISEGVLEKVRRKADAAAVPLFTWGHKEILGRCMGKEERSVIGVKKASLATALQEGLARYERFVGEI
- the infB gene encoding translation initiation factor IF-2, with product MGKTRVFELAKQMGLESKELLEKLEAAGISVANHMSVLEEGDLKKFEAANAPVVAQIEEERVKPGIIRRRRREVPVESVEETEAVAESGAVAQPKSETPAAPAEPQETPASQPSEKAPEETPSAAKIAAPEAAPPAEPEPVPVTPPAEEKEAPAEKIVAEDKEVSAPPVAAKPAARPERREEKPTPGRAKVLGRVDLSRLSSGPPARSEEPQRRERPAARREAPPGRPAGAGRPAPTGRPAPNGRPAPEGRPAPAGRPATAGRGRPSFTPAPAPDEVFTPKEVRGGKKNKKGRGGYDAPGGEVADGRPGRKGRNLEVFEPDRSGRMRRPKKGAKQAKKTEVTISKAIKRVIRITDSITVGELAKRMGIKANELIRELMQQGSMVTINHPLDFDTAALLASEYNYEVENVAFDEATILEEVPVIKEGEEAPEDLRPRPPVVTVMGHVDHGKTSLLDAIRAANVTAGEAGGITQHIGAYYVELEGRKITFLDTPGHEAFTAMRARGAKATDIVILVVAADDGVMPQTREAINHAKAADVPIVVAINKIDKPDSNPERVKQELTEFGLVPEDWGGETIFAEVSAKQHINIDQLLEMVLLQAEVLELKANPGKRGRGIIVEARLDKGRGPVATVLVQEGTLHIGDPIVSGVHFGRVRSMVDDRGNRVDEAGPSMPVEVTGLSGVPDAGDLLYAVEDEKKAKDVAQHRQQKLREAELAKTSKISLDQLFAKIQEGDVKELKVVIKGDVQGSVEAVKDALVKLSTDACRLVVIHTGVGGIIESDINLASASDAVVLGFNVRPEPKAAQLAESEGVDIRLYNIIYDAVADIKNAMEGLLAPTLKEKDLGRAEVRETFSVPKVGIIAGCYVLDGKILRNAKARLVRDSVVVWEGKLSSLRRFKDDVREVAAGYECGISLENFNDLKVGDIIEAYEMEAFKTLL